In Trichocoleus desertorum NBK24, the following are encoded in one genomic region:
- a CDS encoding DUF4359 domain-containing protein yields the protein MKGVKTAALLTGLTALLGMGIASALTNPNEAAYNKYAAEQLGTYLKDSICSQAPTAFGLQKRCLSLAENNRGEMEQLVAENTQRQDYIFFSTYQTDLSVNALLPPYLSLGGSFLPAYHFETVGAFNTFYIYKAQRR from the coding sequence ATGAAAGGTGTCAAGACAGCCGCATTGTTAACAGGGTTAACGGCTCTGCTCGGTATGGGAATTGCTTCGGCCCTCACCAACCCCAATGAAGCGGCCTACAACAAATACGCGGCTGAGCAGCTAGGGACATACTTAAAGGACAGTATCTGCTCCCAAGCCCCTACCGCCTTCGGCTTACAGAAACGCTGTCTCTCCCTCGCAGAAAATAATCGCGGCGAGATGGAGCAACTGGTGGCAGAAAACACTCAGCGCCAAGACTACATCTTCTTTAGTACTTATCAAACTGACCTATCCGTGAATGCGCTTTTGCCGCCCTATCTCTCTCTAGGTGGCTCTTTTTTGCCCGCTTACCACTTTGAGACTGTGGGAGCTTTCAACACTTTCTATATCTATAAAGCTCAAAGACGATAA
- a CDS encoding protein-glutamate O-methyltransferase CheR: protein MAKNSSHPKDVHSPQIQSDQALQSDPAFEKLLNYLKQSHGFSFTEYKLSTLMRRIQLRMEQVGFDAYSDYTTYLQANPDEFGFLFNVIEINVTDFFRDPSAWKYLVTEIIPWIQAHKRADEPIRLWSAGCASGEEAYSLAITFAEELGIEQYQERVRIFASDIDAEALEQARQGRYAANRIAHVPLALQERYFELDGSHYRVRSELRKPLLFFRHNLLEDPPMSKIDLLVCRNALIYFNCVGQNKALVRFYFSLRSTGILFLGNSESLPQQHRLFRSLNMKHHMFSKADKSSLTPSLLVQALRRSLPV, encoded by the coding sequence ATGGCAAAAAATTCTTCTCACCCCAAGGATGTGCACTCACCTCAAATCCAATCAGACCAAGCTCTACAAAGCGATCCTGCTTTTGAGAAATTATTAAACTATCTTAAGCAGAGTCATGGGTTTAGCTTCACAGAATATAAGCTCTCTACCTTGATGCGTCGAATCCAGCTGCGAATGGAGCAAGTTGGATTCGACGCTTATAGCGATTACACAACTTATCTGCAAGCAAATCCAGATGAGTTTGGGTTTTTGTTTAATGTGATTGAGATTAACGTCACTGATTTCTTTAGAGACCCATCCGCTTGGAAGTATCTAGTGACTGAAATAATCCCTTGGATTCAGGCCCATAAAAGGGCTGATGAACCCATCAGGCTTTGGAGTGCTGGATGTGCCTCTGGAGAGGAAGCTTACTCTCTCGCTATAACCTTCGCTGAAGAATTAGGAATAGAGCAATATCAGGAGCGGGTGCGTATTTTTGCCTCTGATATAGATGCAGAAGCTCTAGAGCAAGCTCGCCAAGGTCGCTATGCTGCTAATCGGATTGCTCATGTACCTTTAGCTCTGCAAGAACGCTACTTCGAACTAGACGGGAGCCACTACCGCGTTCGCTCAGAACTGCGAAAGCCGTTACTCTTCTTTCGCCATAACCTGCTGGAAGACCCTCCAATGTCTAAGATTGATTTGCTGGTGTGCCGAAACGCCTTAATTTATTTCAATTGTGTGGGCCAAAATAAAGCCCTGGTTCGCTTCTATTTCAGCCTTAGAAGTACAGGAATTCTATTCTTAGGGAATTCGGAGTCATTGCCGCAGCAACATAGATTGTTCAGAAGTCTGAATATGAAGCATCATATGTTTAGCAAAGCAGATAAATCTTCACTGACCCCAAGCCTTTTGGTACAAGCGTTGCGGCGATCGCTGCCCGTCTAG
- the trxA gene encoding thioredoxin, which produces MTAAYIQDETEFNTLLESEPLLVVDCTASWCGPCKLIAPLIDRLAEEYSDRAKVLKLDLDSNKEVAKRFSVRSIPAIMIFKQGELAETMVGAKPYEEFSSTLDKYLA; this is translated from the coding sequence ATGACTGCTGCGTATATTCAAGACGAAACTGAGTTCAATACACTCTTAGAAAGTGAGCCGCTGTTGGTCGTAGACTGTACAGCTTCTTGGTGTGGTCCTTGTAAACTGATTGCTCCCTTAATAGACCGACTAGCAGAAGAGTACAGTGATCGCGCGAAGGTTCTCAAATTAGATCTCGATTCCAACAAAGAGGTGGCTAAACGATTTAGCGTCCGCAGTATTCCTGCCATCATGATCTTTAAGCAAGGTGAGTTGGCAGAAACGATGGTAGGCGCTAAACCCTATGAGGAATTTAGCTCCACGCTCGACAAATACCTGGCTTAA
- a CDS encoding DUF6679 family protein, whose translation MLHRKIYQLCSDGREVWIFLRDQQRWIERARILDIEGDLVTLRYETEEEDEMCSWEEMVRLESIGAVTQKLATVPRGDVEPLVSDDCPEAEQIRKHPESNPD comes from the coding sequence ATGCTACACCGCAAGATCTATCAACTCTGTTCAGATGGTCGTGAAGTCTGGATTTTCTTGCGGGACCAGCAACGCTGGATTGAACGCGCGCGCATCCTTGACATTGAAGGAGACTTAGTGACGCTGCGTTACGAAACCGAAGAAGAAGATGAAATGTGTTCTTGGGAAGAGATGGTGCGGCTCGAAAGCATTGGCGCAGTAACTCAGAAACTAGCTACAGTTCCCAGAGGCGATGTGGAACCCCTAGTTTCCGATGACTGCCCCGAAGCAGAACAAATTCGCAAACACCCCGAATCTAATCCAGACTAA
- a CDS encoding alpha/beta fold hydrolase, with protein MANTSNPNRIIDFNLLENMQEVKSQICFLTPKRLNPHHSLFVFLPGMDGTGQLLRSQTSSLETSFDIRCLAIPPTDLTNWESLAAKVIDLIQEEIAKQKQSRPVYLCGESFGGCLALQVATQAPKLFDRLILVNPASSFKRRPWIQWGSSLARWFPEPWYQVSSVGLLPFLASFGRILPEDRHALLEAVQSVPQKTSIWRLSLLNEFEIEDKRLRCLTQPVLLLGSAADRLLPSLAEVERLARIFPNVTSVVLPNSGHACLLEADINLYEIMRQHDFLAHPDQLPLPTAT; from the coding sequence GTGGCTAACACTTCCAATCCCAATCGAATTATTGATTTCAACCTCCTTGAGAACATGCAGGAAGTCAAGAGCCAGATCTGTTTTCTGACCCCCAAACGCCTGAATCCTCACCATTCCCTGTTTGTGTTCCTCCCAGGTATGGATGGTACAGGCCAACTTTTGCGATCGCAGACCTCAAGTCTAGAAACCAGCTTTGATATTCGCTGCTTAGCTATTCCCCCCACTGACTTAACCAACTGGGAAAGTTTGGCCGCAAAGGTGATTGATTTAATTCAAGAGGAAATCGCCAAGCAGAAGCAGTCACGCCCCGTTTATCTTTGCGGTGAATCTTTTGGGGGTTGTTTAGCCCTTCAGGTCGCCACTCAAGCACCCAAGCTTTTCGATCGCCTGATTCTTGTCAATCCAGCCTCATCCTTTAAGCGGCGACCTTGGATTCAATGGGGTTCCTCTCTGGCCCGTTGGTTCCCAGAACCTTGGTATCAAGTATCCTCAGTCGGGTTGCTACCATTTCTAGCTTCCTTTGGACGTATCTTGCCGGAAGATCGCCATGCTCTACTCGAAGCTGTTCAGTCAGTCCCACAAAAAACCTCTATCTGGCGTCTTTCTCTCCTGAATGAGTTTGAGATCGAGGACAAGCGGCTGCGTTGCCTTACCCAACCTGTTTTGCTCTTGGGTAGTGCCGCCGATCGCCTTTTACCTTCCTTAGCAGAAGTCGAGCGGCTAGCTAGGATCTTCCCCAACGTCACCAGCGTTGTTTTACCAAATAGTGGTCATGCTTGCCTGTTAGAAGCGGATATCAATCTCTATGAAATTATGCGTCAACACGATTTTCTGGCGCATCCAGATCAACTGCCTTTACCGACCGCTACTTAG
- a CDS encoding 1-acyl-sn-glycerol-3-phosphate acyltransferase: MSSDSPLQISRCLLAALGTRMFLYNENLVPQDSAVLLVSNHRSFMDAPVLMAAINRPIRFACHHYMDQVPVMRDIVKLLGCFPLDSLEHRQQSFFRQASELLQSPQVIGVFPEGGEPMVEATHPQKMREFHRGFAHLALRAPIQNLAVLPVAIASCEESNRAGVPLKLLSLIDPSEPLFDQNGWHPLVIYHRVNVLIGRPHWVKTSERQHYRGKDAKTVVADLTNYCHTEIDQLLAQGCY, encoded by the coding sequence ATGTCTTCCGATAGCCCTCTGCAAATTTCTCGCTGCCTCCTGGCTGCCTTGGGAACTCGCATGTTTCTCTACAATGAGAATTTAGTGCCTCAAGACAGTGCGGTTTTGTTAGTCAGCAATCATCGTAGTTTTATGGATGCTCCTGTCCTAATGGCGGCAATTAACCGTCCGATCCGGTTTGCTTGCCATCACTATATGGATCAAGTGCCAGTGATGCGGGACATTGTAAAGCTGCTAGGTTGCTTTCCTCTAGATTCATTGGAACATCGCCAACAAAGCTTCTTCCGGCAGGCTAGCGAACTGCTACAGTCGCCTCAGGTGATTGGGGTGTTTCCCGAAGGGGGGGAGCCGATGGTGGAAGCAACTCATCCTCAAAAAATGCGGGAGTTTCATCGCGGCTTTGCTCACTTGGCCTTGCGGGCTCCGATTCAGAATCTGGCGGTTTTGCCTGTGGCGATCGCCTCTTGTGAAGAGAGCAATAGGGCAGGCGTTCCCTTGAAATTATTGAGCCTGATTGACCCGTCAGAACCCCTTTTTGATCAAAATGGCTGGCATCCTTTGGTGATTTACCATCGCGTCAATGTCCTAATCGGTCGGCCTCACTGGGTGAAGACCTCAGAGCGACAGCATTACCGAGGCAAAGATGCCAAAACGGTTGTGGCTGATCTGACTAACTACTGCCACACCGAAATTGACCAATTACTCGCTCAAGGTTGCTATTAA